Proteins co-encoded in one Aethina tumida isolate Nest 87 chromosome 7, icAetTumi1.1, whole genome shotgun sequence genomic window:
- the LOC109599561 gene encoding nuclear pore complex protein DDB_G0274915, protein MLVRPTMKRKIRPKLCCGFGIILLQVLSTCKAETNCTSLKTETNNVGRNEFSPRMDFNQWKPLGRGDPLKNDPTYDYVPPVLDQVQYWVEPALRKPDSPIIDDSKKTEILLLGVVSKKPASIPPKADNRRDTFDPFSKKDYKHNPHQRISKPTFSFPSSFFPESILNTLSKFTSKNENKNSAPYTVLMPPPMNLKTLPSPIIQSSIPLNFQELQTQYPPLSYAYTTPPSTSTSFFPSSSSDVSIVPSQLVYHSSSLSDESEWKNKNQYATVASSISWRPTTSKPYVSTTKKLAPFRENIVFNKNLQPPESFIHIEFSPRNYSNNHLIGADSKQNLNFVTPPVSKNTDSLHKGSISDNSGEIKNSYVKIEKPEFYSTELSSDDYVSINTAPLIEIYTHMKHPIVNEDLEMIKKMQTLLPPPTTERPFYKEVAPNPIINALIKDRMKSTTKHGNFLTQTPVFVVSGTTTSTTTSTTTPKSLIRHETTEPSTIYVTETVPTTTETLTTTTTTTTTSAPTTTTTDPFLKYYKNPEDSLNSPVYFVIQGHSKVKTYGPTKQVHGINVQETNEILDDETSQYKVRHLHGFKPERTEENVRLGRSGDLQTLKHVIQTALGSIPIEDSNPNRRMDVQEAELQFGYNVAEEGEVASEMYHNGIVEEARKLKF, encoded by the exons ATGTTGGTGCGACCG ACAATGAAGCGGAAAATTCGTCCAAAGCTCTGTTGTGGATTCGGCATCATCCTGCTGCAAGTTTTATCCACTTGCAAAGCCGAGACCAACTGTACTTCTTTAAAAACAG aaaccaACAACGTTGGCAGAAATGAATTTTCGCCTCGCATGGACTTCAACCAGTGGAAACCATTGGGACGAGGTGACCCATTAAAGAACGACCCCACCTATGATTATGTTCCGCCAGTTTTGGATCAGGTCCAATATTGGGTTGAGCCAGCTTTAAGAAAACCAGACTCGCCCATAATCGATGACAGCAAGAAAACTGAAATACTCCTGCTGGGTGTTGTGTCCAAAAAACCCGCTTCGATTCCGCCAAAGGCTGACAACAGGCGCGACACTTTCGATCCTTTCTCCAAAAAGGATTACAAGCATAATCCGCATCAGCGCATATCTAAACCTACCTTCTCATTTCCTTCGTCATTCTTTCCAGAATCTATACTTAACACTCTGAGTAAGTTTACATCCAAAAATGAGAACAAAAACAGCGCTCCTTATACGGTTTTAATGCCACCCCCTATGAATTTGAAGACGCTTCCGTCACCGATCATTCAATCTTCAATTCCTCTAAACTTCCAGGAGTTGCAGACTCAATACCCTCCCTTGTCATATGCTTACACCACACCTCCTTCAACAAGTACAAGCTTCTTCCCCAGCAGTTCGTCTGATGTGTCCATTGTGCCTTCGCAATTGGTTTATCACTCCAGTAGTTTGAGCGACGAAAGTGAATGGAAAAATAAGAATCAGTACGCTACTGTCGCCTCCTCTATTAGTTGGAGGCCGACCACTTCTAAGCCCTACGTTTCTACCACGAAAAAATTGGCACCGTTCAgagaaaatatagtatttaataagaatttacAACCTCCAGAGTCGTTTATTCATATAGAGTTTTCACCGAGAAATTACTCAAACAATCATTTGATTGGAGCTGAtagtaaacaaaatttgaactttGTTACTCCTCCAGTTTCGAAGAACACCGATAGTTTACACAAAGGTAGTATTTCTGATAATTCtggtgaaattaaaaattcttatgttaaaattgaaaaacccGAATTTTACTCAACTGAGTTAAGTAGTGACGATTACGTGAGCATTAATACTGCTCCACTTATAGAGATTTATACTCACATGAAACATCCTATTGTAAATGAAGACTTGGAAATGATTAAGAAAATGCAAACTCTTTTACCTCCTCCAACTACTGAGCGACCGTTTTACAAAGAAGTTGCACCTAATCCAATAATCAATGCTTTAATCAAAGATAGAATGAAAAGCACCACCAAACATGGAAATTTCTTAACGCAAACACCTGTTTTCGTAGTCTCAGGTACAACAACCTCAACCACGACATCTACTACTACtccaaaatcattaataaggCATGAAACAACCGAACCTAGTACGATTTACGTTACGGAAACAGTTCCAACTACTACAGAAACCTTGACGACAACAACAACCACCACCACAACTTCAGCCCCAACAACCACGACAACTGacccatttttaaaatattacaaaaacccAGAAGACAGTTTAAACAGCCCGGTTTATTTCGTGATTCAAGGACACAGCAAAGTAAAAACGTACGGACCAACTAAACAGGTGCACGGAATCAACGTACAAGAAACCAACGAAATCCTGGACGACGAGACGTCCCAATACAAAGTCCGACATTTGCACGGCTTCAAGCCCGAACGAACGGAGGAAAACGTTCGATTGGGCCGTTCGGGCGACTTGCAAACGTTGAAACACGTAATCCAGACTGCATTGGGTTCGATCCCAATCGAAGATTCGAATCCCAACCGAAGGATGGACGTGCAGGAAGCCGAACTGCAATTCGGCTACAACGTGGCAGAGGAAGGAGAAGTTGCGAGCGAAATGTATCACAACGGTATAGTGGAAGAGGCcaggaaattgaaattttga
- the LOC109608950 gene encoding coiled-coil domain-containing protein 97 isoform X2 produces MEIDESSSTENIIFENERDKIIDFLTSNNQVIFKLQQIGDNDLNKQQKFEIALEIFEKSKKFSQEDQEIDLIMKQLIMEIRTRNKQVKNRRYEALKQLIKEDEYFSDIEMMKRNPVLYEELVGQYLTPEEKCERDKYKMDGGVTFVKILMEGIERDNAEATRKKLENEEEEQTMETDSDNSERSESPPPCTSRWGEYDDAPKQIHKQKPKAKFITADERKLLKEEFVTHMYQSFLDGNDLDFDYGTVDDNVSYDDMDQIDHDAEDAYFDSEDPETIQVENGKVESSEDELDIYMSALNDHPAVRQLSVEMQKL; encoded by the exons ATGGAAATCGACGAGTCTTCGTCAAcagaaaacattattttcgaaaatgAACGTGACAAAATCATAGATTTTCTAACAAGCAATAACCAAGTCATATTCAAGCTGCAACAAATTGGTGACAACgatttaaacaaacaacaaaagtTTGAAATAGCCCTGGAGATCTTCGAAAAGAGTAaaa aattctcTCAAGAGGACCAAGAAATAGATCTGATAATGAAGCAGTTAATTATGGAGATAAGAACAAGAAATAAGCAAGTTAAAAACAGACGATACGAAGCATTAAAGCAACTAATCAAAGAGGATGAATATTTCTCTGACATTGAGATGATGAAAAGAAATCCTGTGCTGTATGAAGAACTGGTCGGACAATATTTAACTCCCGAAGAAAAATGCGAAcgagataaatataaaatggatGGTGGAGttacttttgttaaaatattaatggaag GTATTGAACGTGATAATGCGGAAGCAACCAGAAAGAAGTTAGAAAACGAGGAGGAAGAACAAACAATGGAGACAGATTCCGATAATTCAGAAAGATCCGAAAGTCCACCACCGTGCACATCCAGATGGGGCGAATACGACGACGCTCCGAAGCAAATCCACAAGCAGAAACCGAAGGCCAAATTCATAACTGCAGACGAAAGAAAGTTGTTAAAAGAAGAGTTCGTAACTCACATGTATCAAAGTTTCCTAGACGGCAACGATCTGGATTTCGATTATGGTACTGTAGACGATAATGTGAGTTACGACGATATGGATCAAATTGATCATGACGCTGAAGATGCGTATTTCGATTCGGAAGACCCGGAAACTATACAAGTGGAGAATGGCAAGGTTGAGAGTTCTGAGGACGAACTGGACATTTATATGAGTGCCCTTAATGATCATCCTGCCGTTCGACAATTGTCTGTGGAAATGCAAAAGTTGTAA
- the LOC109608950 gene encoding coiled-coil domain-containing protein 97 isoform X1, with translation MEIDESSSTENIIFENERDKIIDFLTSNNQVIFKLQQIGDNDLNKQQKFEIALEIFEKSKSNFLIKFGRYLKENHLEYFKEFSQEDQEIDLIMKQLIMEIRTRNKQVKNRRYEALKQLIKEDEYFSDIEMMKRNPVLYEELVGQYLTPEEKCERDKYKMDGGVTFVKILMEGIERDNAEATRKKLENEEEEQTMETDSDNSERSESPPPCTSRWGEYDDAPKQIHKQKPKAKFITADERKLLKEEFVTHMYQSFLDGNDLDFDYGTVDDNVSYDDMDQIDHDAEDAYFDSEDPETIQVENGKVESSEDELDIYMSALNDHPAVRQLSVEMQKL, from the exons ATGGAAATCGACGAGTCTTCGTCAAcagaaaacattattttcgaaaatgAACGTGACAAAATCATAGATTTTCTAACAAGCAATAACCAAGTCATATTCAAGCTGCAACAAATTGGTGACAACgatttaaacaaacaacaaaagtTTGAAATAGCCCTGGAGATCTTCGAAAAGAGTAaaagtaactttttaataaaattcggtCGTTATTTGAAAGAGAatcatttagaatattttaaagaattctcTCAAGAGGACCAAGAAATAGATCTGATAATGAAGCAGTTAATTATGGAGATAAGAACAAGAAATAAGCAAGTTAAAAACAGACGATACGAAGCATTAAAGCAACTAATCAAAGAGGATGAATATTTCTCTGACATTGAGATGATGAAAAGAAATCCTGTGCTGTATGAAGAACTGGTCGGACAATATTTAACTCCCGAAGAAAAATGCGAAcgagataaatataaaatggatGGTGGAGttacttttgttaaaatattaatggaag GTATTGAACGTGATAATGCGGAAGCAACCAGAAAGAAGTTAGAAAACGAGGAGGAAGAACAAACAATGGAGACAGATTCCGATAATTCAGAAAGATCCGAAAGTCCACCACCGTGCACATCCAGATGGGGCGAATACGACGACGCTCCGAAGCAAATCCACAAGCAGAAACCGAAGGCCAAATTCATAACTGCAGACGAAAGAAAGTTGTTAAAAGAAGAGTTCGTAACTCACATGTATCAAAGTTTCCTAGACGGCAACGATCTGGATTTCGATTATGGTACTGTAGACGATAATGTGAGTTACGACGATATGGATCAAATTGATCATGACGCTGAAGATGCGTATTTCGATTCGGAAGACCCGGAAACTATACAAGTGGAGAATGGCAAGGTTGAGAGTTCTGAGGACGAACTGGACATTTATATGAGTGCCCTTAATGATCATCCTGCCGTTCGACAATTGTCTGTGGAAATGCAAAAGTTGTAA